The nucleotide sequence CTTGGCAACGGctctcttcctctctttctcctcctcctgctccctcctctttGCTTCTTGCTCCTTCTTTCTCTGCCCCGCATTCTGGCAGATTGCCTCCTGTTCCTTCTGACTGTATTGTCGCTTCTTGAGAGGGAGCGATGTTTCCGGCCTTTCTCTGCTTACCGGGGGGCTACTGGGCCTGTCAGAGTTGACTGGCAAGGAGCACCAGGAGGATGCCTCAGCATTGCGTGTGCCATTCTCAGTATCACAAGCTACTTCTCCAGACGGCGTCAGCTCTTCCCGAAGCCCTTCGCTCCCAGGAGCCATCAGGTCGCCACTAGCACAAAGCCCAGATGCCTCTCCTTTATCACCATGGTTGAAAGGCTCAGGCTCCGCTCCCACACTCGTCTCGATCGTCTCGTTCAAAGGGACAACGTCCATCATCTCCTCATCCCCCTCTTCGCTCCCGCTGCTCACCATCTTGACAACCTCTGCCGCTTCAGGATCGGGAGATGGCGACCGCGGGCGGCTCGGCTCGCCGAGGCATGGGGACGGCTGCAGCAGGTAGGCGAAGGAGGGCAGGTTCTCCTCCTCGCTGCTCTCGGACCCCGACTCGCCCTCCGCCATCTCCCCGCTCTCCTCAGGGGCACCGCGCCCGCCTGAGGGGAAAGCCCGCGCCGCCCGCTGGTTGGCCCGGAGGCGCGCGCACTGCGCGGCGATTGGCCCGAACGCCGGCCAGGGCGCGCGCCGGGACCAATCGCCGCTCGGCGCGCGCGCGTGCGCGTGGCCCCACCCCCCCAGCGGGCGGAGGCGGGGCGCCATCAAGATGGCGGCGCTGGGACGGCTGTGTGAGTGAGGGCTCTGGCAGCTCGCTGTCCTGTGAGGGCCGGGGAGCGGCGGTCTGCCCTTGGAGCGGGGGGATGAGCTCGGGAGAAGGTGCCCCGGGGAGGTCACCCCGCGGGACGTCGCGCCCCCGGTGGGATGTCACCACCGAGGGCGCGAGGCCGAGGCTTTCGCTTGTTCCTCCGCTGAGGCGGGGCTGTGGTGGTGGCGATGGGCGGGTTTGTGTGTGTGAAACGGTAACTGTGCTTCGTCTTTGTCTAATTCCCTGAAAACCGTCAAGTCTCGGAGGCTTTAATTTACTTAATGGGGTTTTGTACCCTTTCCTCAACAGTATTTCTTAGAATTACGGacaggtttgggttggaggaaGCTGCcgagggcagagctgccttccattGGAGCAGCTTTCAGTGACCCCATCCTGTTGAACACTTCCAGTCGTGGGACGTTTCCAGCTCACCCAGTAGCCCTGATGATTTAATTAAGTTAAACTAGCGGCTTTGCTCAGGTTAAGGAGACAAGATAAGCACTGTTCTGTACTGCCCTGCTGCTCAACGGGCTAGAGGGATTCAGAAAAATTAGGTTTGTCTCCTGCCTGCGTAAGAGATGGTACTGAAGAGATTTTTGAGATAATGATGACTTGGGTTGGGAGAGAACTTAGATTCCCCCAGTTcctaccccctgccatgggaagggacacctttcactgtcccaggctgctccaagccctgttcaacctggccttaaacacttccCTCAAACTGGGAGGATTAATGAAAAACACTCTGCTCCAGACTCACTTTTTGCCATCCCCAGAACTCTGTATTCCTTCTTAGAGCCTTTAATgatagaattacagaatcattaaggttgggaAAACTTCCACTACCAGCAAGTCCAACCTTTATGCTCCTGGCTACTCCTCAGACTGTTTCTGGCTGGCCATAGATGTTTATGTATTTTCCAGAATTGGAGTCTGCTCATTTGTACAATTTCAGGGTGTAGCTGTGTAAATAAATGCCATTTGGTCAAAGAGGAAACTGAAACAGATCACAACCCATCTTTTCCCAAAGCACTGTAAGAGCAGTCCACAGCAACCAATgacatctgtgctgcattttaCAAGAATGAAACAGAAATTTGTGCACATCATTTAACATGGTTGCTCAGAGTTTTATTCTtacctgggcagcagcagcagcagcacttgagATGTGCCCTTTTTCCAAGGAACTTAGGCCATTTGGGTCTAATTTATCTTGGAAGTACTTTTTGTTTCTCCCAGGGCTTTCTTTTGcctttaattttaaaacccaTCTTAACTGATATCCTTACATATGACAGAAGGAATTATACAGGATATTTTTCCAGCTGATGTTGTTCTTTCTCCTGCCCTAGTTCTAACCACTCACCATCCCAGCCTGGTTGCTGTCAGGTGGGCTTCTAAGAAAAGCGGGGGCAGCTCCAAAAACCTCGGTGGCCGCAGCCCGGGGAAACGCTATGGCTTCAAAAAAGTCGAAGGTAGGCCTGAGTATCTCATTTGCATTTCACTGCGCTCTTCACAGCTTCTCTCCCCTGCTGTGTGTCGGTTGTTGAGTGTTTCGGGAGGTGGGCAGGGCATTTTTCATGGAGAAAGAAGGGGAGGATCAGTGAAACCTCGTGATCCAGGGTTGGTGGTGGGAGGGCAGGGTGAGTCAGATCCCCCCACCAGCCAAAATTGCCTACAGGAAATGTACTTTGGTTCCAACTTTGCCTCTCCAGAGAGCCCAGGAGGAGGGAGCACTGTGAGACACCTCATAACTGCATTGCACTTTCCCCCCACCCGGGTGGAAAAACTGAGCATTTCCAGTGTTTACAAAGGAGAGAATTACAGAGCTTAGCAGAAGCCAAAGTGCAGATTCTTGCGGCTGAGTGCTTAATAATTACTAGCTTTGCTGATGGAAACATGTCAATGTAAATGTAATAAAACAAATGCCTTCAGCAGCCAGGAAAAGCCTTGCACCCTAGAAGCAATCTTTTCAGAGATGTGAATGGTCTATCCATTGCCCTTTCATTTCCGGCTAACAGCATTTAGTTCAGATGATTTTAACTTTTCCTTAGAAAATGCCTACAGAAAGCTGGGATTTGTAAGTGCTGGAATCATTTGTGttgtgccagggctctggaaGCCCTTTCTCTGCAGGCTGACTGTGTGACTGTGTTGCAGGTGCATTTGTCCATGCAGGAAACATTCTGGCTACGCAGCGCTTGATCCGCTGGCACCCCGGCGCTCACGTAAGGCCTTTGCTCTCTCTTTGCTTCTCAGAGAACAGCAGTCCCCCCAGAGTGCCACATTCACTGCCTCCTCTGCATGCTCATCCCTGTGTTCTGTGCTGTTAGTCACAGTTTGCTCAGAGCCTCACCTGTCAGGTGGTGCCAGGTTCCTGTGTTCATGGGACTCAGGGAAGGTCTGCAAGTAATTGATGTCCCAGAACACTTCTGTGACCTGACATTCAGGGTGGAATGGGTGTCTCATGTCTTCTCCTGAGCACCATTGCAAACTGGTTGCTGGAAGCAAGTTGTGTggttctattttaaaaaataaagcaacagATGCTGTTGAAGCCAGGATATCAAACAAGGCAGACCAGTGATCAGATCTGCTTTAGTTGTGGATGTCCAGCCTCTCCTTTCTAatgctcctcctcctctcccaggtGGGGATGGGCCGGAACAAGACACTCTATGCCCTGGAGGATGGGATTGTGAGATACACCAAGGAGGTCTACGTGCCCCCACCCCGCAGCAGCGAGAGCAGGGATGTGATCTGCCAGCTGCCCCAAGGAGCAGTCCTTTATAAAACTTTTATCAGTGTTGTCCCTACCACAGAGGTAGGAAGCTTCAAACTCGTCACCATGCTGTGAACCTGCTGTGGCATATGGGCACAGATGGAAAGGAcagacactgcagctgtgctggcacctgagGACAAGAGTGGCTCTGAAGATACCATTTCAGGACTTGGTTTTGTTCCTGAAGTGCTTGTGATCTGTGTTCAGGCACTGAGATCACTGGCTGGCATTTTTAAGAGTGTTTAATAAAAGCTGTGGGGCAGCTGAAGATCTTGGCTGCTCATGGAATGTGTTACCATGGTCATGTAGTATCTGAGAGCCTGGTCTGTTGTGCCATTGGATGAATTCCCTCTACAATCACTCTTGTGTCAGTACTTGTCCTACTAATAATTCCCTCtatttttgctcatttttaGTCATTACTGTTCTGTTTGTACCTTAATTCAAAATACAGAACAGATCCTTTTCCACCTGCACTTATGCTGTGTACCTGGAAGCTGGATTTTTCCCTCTAGCTCACTCACCTCAATTATTAACTTAAATATCTGAGTGTGCCATTCACTGGCCATGTAAGGCAAGTTCACAGGCCTAATTGTAACTCATTACTGAGTTCAGGGGGCCTGGCAAGATGCCCTAATCTGGGCTAGTGTTTGAAGCCTCAGCAGCTGGAGGTGTATGATAAAGCATTATCCAGGAAACTCATCCTTTTATCTTTGAGTCATTACGTGACATTTTTGAGCTTGTATTGCTCAAAATAACGGAGCCCCAATGTGTTGTGCCCAAAGTGATCTCATTTTATCTACAGGTTTGTAAACAATTTGAAACATTGACTCTGCAGTAGAAAACAGGTTATCAAAATCAGTAGTGTAAGGACACTGGTGTTGACATTATCCAGACAATTCTTCTGCTCTGCAGAAGACCAGGTGCACTGGGTCAGGCACACGTGTCCACCTGTGCTTCACAGTCTTTGTGTAGACCTCCAGCTGTTCAGTCTGTGCATCTGTCCTTTCCCAGCCTGCAGATCAGTCCCGTGGTTCATCGTGGTGGTCTGAATTTGGGTATAACCCAGGGAGCCTCTCCACATCCATGTGGGCTCTGTACAGAACTGCTGTCAGTGACTGAGGCCATTGGTGCTCCAAAGCCCATCCCTTCTGCCACTCACAGGTGAGGATTTCCAGCTGGCAGGTAATCCAGATGCAGTAAAACACTTGATAACCTAAGAAACAGGTGAAGCAGCACAATACCACCAGTGCCTGAGGTCTGGTCCTTTGtacagccagcagtgctgcctcacAGAGGTATGAAGTGCtgctcctgaggagctgaagcCTAGCAGACATTCCCCTTGGCTatgccctgtgcagctccagcagctggacctTTGCCTTTGGTGTTTGCCAGAGAAGAGTGAGCAGATGTCCCTGGTTCCTCTGCTCAGCTCAGTGCCAGCAATGGCTCTGTGGTTGTTGTGCTGCAAGAGGGATGTCACTGATGGCTGGGTTGGCCTTGCCTGTGTTTCAGCTGATCTGGGTGAAGGTTTGGCCATTCAGTGTGGAGGAAAATGGTATCCCAGGCACTTGTGTTGctggcagcaggaagcagcagtACCCTGAGGCCAAGGCCTTACACCGCAGTGTTCCGCTGGGTTTGGCAGCTGAAGGGGGCATGGAAAGGCTCTGGAACACCATGTCTGTCCAAGGTCTCTGAGCTTATTCCTGTTCCTGAGAAAGCTGGAGGATGCCTCAGAGCATGCTCATAAGGAGGTGGCATCTAttgaggagagaggaagagcaTTACAGAGGATCAGAAATAACTAGGAGATTATCCCACCTCTTCTTACAGAGCAGATGAAAAGACTCACAGCTGCCACCAGCCTGAAATTAAACCCCCACAGTCCCCCAGCTGTAGGCTGGGGAACACCTGGGGATGAGAGCATCAGTCTGGAACATGGCACAAACCCGCTGAGAGATATTCTCCCCTCACATTCTGTGCCAGgttcctgctcttccctgttCCCCTTCAAGGACTTGGCAGAAGACCAGAACAAACTTGACTTTTGTTGGGAGGGGGCTGTCATTTGTTTTCCCTTGACTAAAGAAAAATTACTGGGGTTTACACAAGTACCTACAAACCAGGTGTTGTACCCAGGTTTTGGCAGCAAGTCTCACTGCACAGAGAGAGGAACCTCCAGGCCTTGTCACATTTTTttttggcagagctgggctggcttTCTCCCTACAGGTGACAAGAAGTGGCATGACAAGGAAGAGCTTCCAGTGCTGTTCCTCAGCTACTTGTCTTTGGAGCTTTACTCTCCTGTGCCCTCAATGCCCAGGTTTCATAGAGttacagaatggcttgggttgcaagggaccttagagatcatccagttccagcccctgcatgggcagggacaccttccaccatatCAAGCTGGAACTTTTCAGGCAGATGTTATTAGATATAGCTCCAAACACTGAGTGGCAAGGGCTGACTATGCCAGGCTTTATGGTACAGCTTTAAGAGCTCAAAATCCAGGTAAATCAGTGAACTTTTAATGCTTGACTCAGGGTTTCAAAAGTTTTTGTCCTGTTTTAGACAATGAGGGCTCTGAATGGGAGCATCTCAGGATGCTGCCACGGGACCTTCTTTGCAGGATGCACTCACTTTTCTCTGTTACATTGTGGGAGTGCAAATCTTAAATGCCATAACAAGCAAAGCCTCCTGCTCATAAATAAGCCATAAACACTTCAAGGTAATACCAAGGCATCTCCCCAGGAGTGTCCTGCAGGGAGAAGGAAGCAAGAACCCATGAAAGCCTTAGAGATCCAAAAATAACACTCCCAGCCTGGGCTTGTATGGAGCAGGTGATCTGAAGAGCCTGCCGTTTCTCTGTGcggctctgccctgcctcctGGTACAGGCATTTCTGCAAATGCACTGGGGGAGGGGAGATGGTTCATTAACCAGCACAGATGTACACCAAAGGAGCCTCCCGATACACTTTGTGCTTTCCCAGAGATAAAAGCTATCAGGAAAGCAATCACAGAGCACAGAGTCCTCAGCTACCACCAACTGTGAAGCAAGGCACAGATATGAACCACAGTGGTGACTGCCATGGGCTTCTGCCAGCCCCCCACGGCAGGGAGGGGAGCTCACCTCctgggatggctctgcccaCAGCCCAAACCTGTCAGCAATCATCTGATGGATCTCCCGCTGGCGATCTTTCTTCCGCACGCTCTCGTAGCTGGGCAGGCGGGGCTGCTCCCAGGACGGGAGCTGGTACGTGCTGGGGGGTCCCACACAGAAGAGCTCGTCTCCCTAGAAATGTCCATCCCCAGAAAAGGGTCAGTGTGATGGTGGCTGTCATCACTGGAAGTTTATGTCCTGGTGCGACCTTGAGTTAATTCAGGGTTCAAAGCTGTAGGGAGTTGTAGGCTCCTCTGAACACCCAGAGAGGATATCCACCCTCCCACGGGGCAATCACCACACGACCTGTGCTGCAGGATCCCAAGCCCCCAGGATCTACCATTGGCACTTCCTGCACAAACACCTCAGGGCACTGTGGTATCCTCTGCCATGTTCCTTCCCTCCACATGCTGCCTACCCCCATGGTTTTTACATACTGGCAGCACTTGCCAAAGGTGTGGGATAGCACCAGAAGATTCTGCCCAGCACCTTCTGCCCCAGGCAAACTCCACAACTCTCTCCAAGCCCAGGAGCACCTTTGCCATCGTTCccgcccagctcccagcaggaccCTGCCATCACCTGCATGCCGGGGTTCTCAGCAGTGCTCTCCAGCCGTGAGGCTCCACGCTGGGCTCccaccagctgctggctgctgctgaagtAGGGCGGGGGGCGGTCCTGCAATGAGGAGGACATCAGCAAAGCCAAAATCCCTCCCGTCCTTCCCCGCAGAGAGCAGAGCTCAACCAGCTCTCCTGGGACAGCAGGACCCTGGCAGAGGAAGAGTTGCTCCCTCTGCCCAtgtggctcctgcagctctccatgctggcagcagccccttTTTCTGTTCagtggcaccagcagctccaggacatCTTCCCAGGCAGCGCAGGGtctgctccaagggctggagacagctggagcagagcacagccagagggacaggctgggccccagggcagggtttCACTGAAAATCAGCAGAACCATCTCTTTTTGAGgtacaacaaaaaacaacccaactgTTCTGCTGGTGTAGATAAGAGCTCCATCACATGCTCAGGGTTACAGAATTTGTTAGCTCCTATCTACTGAGCTTGTCCTTTCAGGATCATGCAGCAAGCAGATCCACAGGGCAATAGTTGTACTGTTCCCAAGTTGTCTCGCTCCAGTTAAACTGGATTTCCTGTCAAGGTGTTGAGCAACAGTGAGCAGAAATCCTGTTCACAGAGAACAGCTCCTCGAGCCAGAGCCAGGACTTGAGCCATGCCTGTACCTTGCTCCAGGAAAACCTCATCTCTGCCAGCAGAAACCAGCCCAGCGACTCCCAGGGCaaccagggatgtgcagggaggaCTATGAGGATTTACTGCTGCTCTTAACGAGCAAGGAACTGTTTGTCTTGGCCCTACAGCACAACTACAGAAGCTGCAGGAAAACAGCACCCAACTGTTGGTTCAATAACTCACGAGCAAAACCAATGCGACTATTCCTGCTTCACACACTACAACTGCTCCTCTTTTTCTGAAGGAAATACGTTATATGTTCCCTTTCCTTACATAATTCTTTGCATCTATTCTTCCTCACAGTCCTTTGCTAAAGGCAAGATGCCTGCTTGAAGTTTCCACCTCAGAGCTCAGGGAGCATCCCCTACTGCCCCAGagagcagctccacagggcaagggagcacagagcagggcctgCTCCCAATGTGTGGCATGGGCAGGCAACAGGagggaagagagggaaagaagTGGAGACAATCAGACAAGGACACATCAGTGCAGCCTATTTCCACTGTGATTTCTGGTGGGGACTTCTCAGCCTGTGCTGGAATTTTAGATCTGCCTTTCATAGTCTGTCCACCCCTTGCTGAATGTCCACTCTTCTCCCAGGGACTGTGAAGTGGTACCTGCAGCCCTCCCCTCAAAAGCCATCCTTGCAGCTCTGTAGGCTGAGCTTTCCCCAGGCAGTTACTGCCACAAAAGCAACACTGGCTCCACACGCTGCTCTTTTTTCATCAGCTTCCCCAGCTGAAAGCCAGCCCTAGGAAATTACAGATGCAAGCGAAAGGGCTTTGTGTCTCACTGCTCCttccccaggagctgtgcacaAGAGAGCCAGTTGTCAGGGATGCGGGTGGCTTTGTCTGCCTTTGCCCCGAGCTTccagctcccttccctgctgggcCCCTTCCTATaaagcacagcccgaccccacACATGACtgtgcagggggaggagaaCCTCCCTCCCGAGCTGTGTGGAGAGCAGGGAAGTCTGTTAGTTTTAGGTCTTGGAGATACAGCCAcaatggcacagccaggcaggactgggtgggtgggtgggtgggtgggtggatggatggatggatggatggatggatggatggatggatggatggatggatggatggatggatggatctcTTGGATAAAGTGGGAGCAAGGCAGtgacagagcccagctctgcttggAGGAGCCATGTCCATCAACaatcccagccaggctgcaggacaGTAACTCAGCAGTGCAGCCCCACAGACCCAGCACAAGGGAACAGGAGctcaggggacagagggggacTCGTGGGCAGGGGAAAGAGAGGAAGGATTCAGAGGACACTCACATACTGGCTGGGGGTCTGGAACAGGcggcaggagcagaggaactGGCAGCACATGGGGTCCCGGTGGtacaagagcagcagcaggatgaggatcGCCACGATGAAGACGGAGGTGGACACCGCTGCCAAGAGACGGGCGAGGCGAGAGAGCCGGGGGCTCGACGGGCTCGCGGGCCTCCTGCCGCCCGCTCTCGCCCCACGGCTGCCTCTTGGAGAAGCCCTGAGAAGCCGATTCCACCTGCTGCCCGTCTCACCAGCGCTAAAGCCCCTTTGTGCCCAGCATCTCTCTCCCTACCGGACGGTGAAcaacctgcagagccaggaggggCTCACCCCGTCCTGCACCGCCCCGTGGGGACCAGCCCGGCACCCACCGCCTGGGCTCGCTCGGCCCCGCGGCAGGGCGCCGGTTCGCCAGCGTCCCGGTCTCCCGGCGTCCCGGTCTCCCGGGAGCCCGCGGCTCCCCCGGCCACCCGCGGACCCGCGGAGCCCACCCGCAccgccagccccggccccgggagACAGCGGGAGCCCCGAACTCGGGCCGGCCGCTGCAGCGAGCTCTCCCCGCCCGTCCCCGGGTATCGCCGTGTCGGCACAGCCCGGGAGGCACCGGCAGAGGCCGATCCCGCCCGGCGGCCGCCCCCGCTTGGCTCCCGGCACCGCCGGAGCCCCCGCCCGCCACTCACTGGCGGCGATGACGATGGCCAGGACGTTGTTGTCCATGCTGGCGGTCGCTGCGTGGCCCGAGGCC is from Passer domesticus isolate bPasDom1 chromosome 20, bPasDom1.hap1, whole genome shotgun sequence and encodes:
- the MRPL27 gene encoding large ribosomal subunit protein bL27m; this translates as MAALGRLFLTTHHPSLVAVRWASKKSGGSSKNLGGRSPGKRYGFKKVEGAFVHAGNILATQRLIRWHPGAHVGMGRNKTLYALEDGIVRYTKEVYVPPPRSSESRDVICQLPQGAVLYKTFISVVPTTEVGSFKLVTML
- the LOC135283985 gene encoding uncharacterized protein LOC135283985: MAQPAEASGHAATASMDNNVLAIVIAATVSTSVFIVAILILLLLLYHRDPMCCQFLCSCRLFQTPSQYDRPPPYFSSSQQLVGAQRGASRLESTAENPGMQGDELFCVGPPSTYQLPSWEQPRLPSYESVRKKDRQREIHQMIADRFGLWAEPSQEMPPPYEHALRHPPAFSGTGISSETLDRHGVPEPFHAPFSCQTQRNTAV